In the Candida orthopsilosis Co 90-125, chromosome 7 draft sequence genome, CCATTGTATTATAATTACAAATGAATATATACCGCCCAGTAGACACTATACTGACAATAAAAGTGTCCATTTAgagttgtggttgttgattatgattGATTGTGTGCTCGATTtcgaaaaaaataaagtgATACTCAAAAAGTAAAATAATTTCTACAAATGCAAAACACGTATTGGTTCTGAAAATCCTACACGAGGGCTCAGTTCTACGAATAAATCTCCAGTCCCATAAAAGGAGCTTTATAGTGTATAGGAATTTCTTCTATTAACTCATAAATTCGTTATTCAAACCTTTTCTCCAACGTCACTGACCATCTCATGCTGCTCATCCTcttttttaaattcatATCTCAACATAATACATAAACAATACAACttgattccaaattcaaccattttcaaagtcGTATTTACCTCAAGATCATTGATCATAATAAAATTATAACTGAGTATAATCTTAAGGAAATCATTGTTTAAATGACATAGATATCCCAACCACTCTGGATTTTGGTGTAAACTCACATAAacttcctcttctttttcttgttgttgtttgtcTGATCTGTTAGTACTTGATATAAATGCAACTAGTAGATCAGTAACAAACAATCCATATATTATAATCACTTGAATGGCAATGGCAAATTTCAAGTCAATCGTAAAGTATTGTGAACTCTCAGTGGAAACAATAAAGTATGATGCAGCATTAGTGATGATACATAAGattatttcaaataataTAGCGAGATTCGTTAGTTGATTGATTCTAGATGAGTTCTTTGGTGTTGAGAAtctgaaaagaaaaagtagCGTAACACATTGACAAAGGTATAATTTTATCGTTGACGTTGAGGTATTGAGGGGTAGATCGATACCTTTGATTAGCTCTAGAACACCTGCCAAGTGATTTGTGCCCATTTTGTACTGCTTTTGGTCTGATAAGATACAGTGTAATATTTCAGTGAAGCTTTGGGATTTGTGAGGTGTCGGTATTAGAAATCTAGTTCTGTGTGGAATGGTGATTTGTAAAGAATGGTCGGAGTAAGTGCTTTCAAATGATAATGCCGTTTAACACTATATTATATTACCAACAGGAAAACTCATCAATATTTATACAATTTATGCACATGACTAAAGTACAATGGTTAGtttattgtattttttGAGAAAACGTGTGTTAATGAGAAATTGAGTACTAATCTTTTGGGTTTTGTGTAAACTGTGTAGTACACATTTTGCATACACGTGCCAACCATAGTCCCAAACCAAAGGCTTGAAGGCTAAACTACTCCTAAAAGAGAAAAGTCTCCTATTGAGTTAGTCATTTGTGCTACACGATagctttttgaatatattttTAAGGTAGAGACAGTAATATAATTCCATtttgttccaaaattttgtgGCTTTTCTCACTGGCGCCCTAATCTAAATATAGATTGAGGTAGAGAAAGACCCAATAGAAAGGAAGAATGGAAACCACAGCCTTGACAAAGTAGCACAAACCACTGCATTTAAGAAGGTATTACActatcaattgttttagATGGGGTGTGCCGTGATATTCGACACAACTCTAGTGTAGCTGTCTCAAGTAGGGTTTTGATAAACCTCATTGCTTAATATCTGGTGCTTTTGACTCCAAACTAGAGGATAAACATGCAACCACATGGTTGAGAGGGGGGAGCTGGCACCATACCTGTGTCTACTAGACTTATTCGAGTGAATTATTGTTAGTTGAGTGGGATTAAACTGAATAAATTCTTCTTAAAATTGTAAGTTATTCAttaattacacaaaatgtCAAAAAGTATTGTTACTAAATTTAGTTTGCATTTTAAGATTACGAGAGAGGTTTAAATACGATAAAGCCGTATTTATACACTCAACCTGTGTTTACTCTTTGGATGTGATTTATTCTCATACAACCCATATTTTTTCAGCTCCTATCTTCATCTATAAATAGGATGCAAGCCAAAAGAAAGGCGTGGACAGCTTTTCACTCCATTACCATCGTGTAATAAGCTAAGCCCCCTCCTCTTCTGTGCGCATAAAGGgttaaaaatttttgtcGCTCTATAAATAGAATATTTCATTCAGAGATGACTTCTCACACGATGATAGTGGGACTCTGATATTTAGTCTATATATAGCAACTAGGGTATCCCTAGGGTTAAGTCACTTGACTGGCTAGAGCTTTTCCGACCTCTGTTTCCTGCGTTGGTTTGTGAGAAAACTATTTGCAGATACATTGGATTACACACCCAAAGATGATTCTGTCACTTGTTATTCATACTGAGGGAATTTGATGCCGTACTATTCTTTTATGATTTATGCAAGTATATTGCAGTGGAATGCATTGTACAATTGCACTGGTTTGTATACTTTTTACTTCTTTAGAATTgtaacaaaagaaaagctaTCACAAAGTCTATTCTACATTTAGAAAAATGCCTCAAACAGGAAAGCGATGAAAAGTCATCCAAAAGTATAGGGGAAAGGGGGAAGGGGGTGATGTTCGAAGTGTGCCTTTGTCAAAATCAGATGCAGAATCACAAACAAGTGGCAAAGAGGTCAAAGTAGCGCAGAGGAAAGAAGATCACACAGTTCGACCAAACTAAAACTCACTATTCTATctctcatcatcaactgtaTCAGTAGCTAAGCCAACATGCAACTATGAACTGAAGAAAGCTGCAAAAGCGAAGCTTGATAGGCCTTGCAACTGTTgccaagaaaaaaattacaatgGGGAAGAAGTATTCTTGAGGGGCTTAGATCTCCGGCAGTAGAATTGTGTATGTTTAGTGATTTCATTTGTAAATATAATTATTACAGATACTACTCTGCTCGATTCCGTATATGTATAGGTAATATGAGGAGAGTCTTGTGCATGATGTGCTCACACGAGTGGTTTCTTAAAATAGAAGAAAGTTTACACAAATAAAGAGCAATATGCAAGATTTGAggcatttttcaatcattgTTGGGTAAcgattttttttcaatttggtttcatTTAAACTTAAGTTTTCGGGTTAGATAGTTTTGAGTGTCTTGAAACGTCAAACGTTAATCTTTGAGCACTTTGCGTTAAAACGTTTAGCTTGAAATCCTAAAATCTAAAGCGTAATCAATTCATTGCAGTGCGGAACTATTCCTATAACAACGACAGTTGGATAATGGTGGGTAATAGTTGAGTCCCAATTCATGCACCACACAAGCTTCTCATTTTTGGGGGCTATTACGATTTCCGAATGGGACTACTTGATAATTTCAAGAAAGTAAAACAGGGGCTCTCATGGATTACACCTGTGTCACAACCTTCCTCCAACACAAGATAAACGTTCTCCCAAGCTATCAAATAGTACATCAATACACTCAAATCTTCACAGTGTACAGCACATAGCCACCAAAGCATAAAAGTTTCCTAACTCCAAGCTTATGTCTTTTGCTTAACCTGTCTCTGCCTTTCATCGTCTCCCATTGGCTTCGCTTCCTTAGCGTACGGTTTTCTCCCCATATTACATATTCTTCAAGTTTGCGACCATTATACCGTTACTGATAACTCCAGTTGCGACTGACAACAACTTAATACCCAAAAGAAACCGAATTTGTGATGACTTTTTGTAAACTTCAAATACGTCGTAAGCTAGGTTCTGTCTTAATATTCTGAGTTCACtgtcattgatgaaacCATCAACGTGCCCTTGTTTCAAGTAAGATGACAATGTAAGTGTTTGATTCTCTTGTATTTTAAGTTTATCATGGAAGTACATTATTTCAAAAGACGTAATGAGACAATTATTGAAACAGTCGTTGCGTGTCCTCTTAACATCAATTTATTCCTCCCCTCAGCATCTCAGTCTTCTCCCTGCTGGGTACATCTATCAACTCTTAGGTAAAACGACAGGCAATCTGTAAGGAAACAACTACAGCATTGTGTAAGCAAAGGATGGCGATGAATACCCAAGTATCACATAGTATTTTCCTAAATTCACCTTTTTCCGGGTACGAAATGCGTGGAAATCAAACTAGTCTTGCTCTACTTTGTCTTAATATTGCTGCTCTGGTAGAGTTTGGTCTGTTGGGAAGCGTTTGAGGATGTTGAGAGAAGGACCATTTTATTGTATGGTTGTGAGTAGTGAATTTGAAGTTCGGCTGATGaggtaaaaaaaaaaaaagggaCAATTTCATGGGATATTTATACTGTCAGTTGCCCATTAGCTGCCAAAGTAGATATTTTTATTATGCCCTCGCACGGTGTACTGTAAGTGTATTATATTCAATGTTGTAAAACACTTACTGTGGAATACCACTTAGAAAAGTATAGTGCAGGTCAATACGTGCAAAGGGGTAGTTTTGCACTTCCTACAAAAGGATATTTCAATATATAATCACAAAAAACACTTGTATTGTAACAATACAAGCAGAACTTAGTACTGTATTGATGGTAAACAGGAGTCTTACCCGACGATCTTTGTACAAAAACTAGTTACATACAAACATATCCtataaaaaaagaaacgcCTCGTTTTGATATATACATTCAATGCATGATTTAGTTTCAGACTAAAGCAGACCACAAAGTATTTGCTCATCGTCAATGATACATTACTACAAAATATATGTGAGGGAGCTGGTGTTGATCCGCCTCAAAGTGTATCAAGATTTGCGTATGTgtaattttgtgttttgttgaaatttcgCTACTAAAACTTTAGCTCGTAAATGTATATGTGCTTACATATTTTGATGATCAAGTACAACTGTGTTTTGTGGTGTTTCATAAATTTTCGCACGAGTGAGCAATGAGATGGATGAGACAACGAAGTGGGGTTCAGATAGGGAAAACTTGCCTTGTTTCTTCTTGCCTTCATACGGTCCGATGCCGATTAGTTTAGGGGTCTAATGCATTAAGGAAAAGCTTTATTTACTCTAATTCAATTTAAGGTTTTGCCAATCCTTTTATAGGAAGCTATTCAATTACTAGCTGTTGGAAAAATATCAGCTCATTTTTATCGATAGATGAGGAACCTGTAGTAGTAAGCCAACATTTGATATCTCCCCCTCCCTTACTCCCAATTCAACGTATTTCTCTCTTACACCTTCCCACGAAGTTGTATCAGGGAAATAAGCTTTTACTACAAGTATCCATATGTAAGTGTCATAGGTCTGCTGTAGTAAATTTCTGCTTTCTATAAAACTTCATTGCATATTTGAAAGTCTTGTGATGTTTACGATTATCAGCTGAAATGTATAACTGCTTAAACCATGAAGCACTCATCTTTTCTGTATTAGGCAGTTGAATCTCATTTTCAACAGTTGATGCAGTTTTGtaattattattattttttctcGTCTTTGTAGTGAGCACGTGTATCCCAATTTTTTCTCACTTGGGCAGCCCACGTTGTCtcaacaaacaaagaaacaaagaaacacAATACAGGATAAAAGTGGTTTTAGATTATGCATCATACAGTTATTTGTTTATGTTTCTTTGATGGCTATTGTTATTAAGGCTTAACCTTATTCTGTTTAGGTAAATCTCTCATAACGATGATATAACCTTACAAAAGTGCAGCCCACGTTGTCGATCCAGCGAAACCTAAAACTTTTTTGTTATGCTTTCCTCGTTACAGGCTTTCCAATCATCAAGGATGAGTTTGTCTTTTGTGTACACATAGAAATGGAGCAGTCTTCACGAACATCCCTTGATCCTTTATGTACGTTTACGGTGACGTTTTTGTTCATCAACGTGGGTAGAGTAATAATGTCCAGTGTAGTCATGTGCATATTGTTGGAATTTTCacattttgtgtaactatTGCGGCTCAATTGCCcacaaaacaaaccaacaacttaatattacacaaactaCAAAGCTAAACACATAAACACAATCGTGTGCGTGTGCCCCTCGTAACCCCTTCACaagaatatatatatatatataactAATCTCATGttcctctttttctttgaaatacTGTAGATTATTCAAGCCACATCGACCTATTTTATACTCATGACGAGTACTCACAGGAAGTTCATCAATATAATAGAAAAATACATGTGCAATGGGGTCCACAACCCCATtgtatcatcaataatcatcatctcATTCATCTTGGGACAACTTATGAACTCTTCATCAGCATTTAAAACAACACTAGCACAGACAACTTCACAACTGATAGTCGAAGAGGTAATAAATGGTACAATAGATGGCGAACCAATCTCGTATATCCAAGACACAACGACAAATCCATCCTTTGATGATTATTTTTATGATTTACTTTCCAATATAATCAATCTTGTATTCATTTATCGTTTTGTCACGAGAAACAGCTCGCCACATCAATCCAGAACAAATTCTGTTTATCAAGAATTATGCATGTTTATAACGCAACTTGTGGCAGCAACCTATTTCATGTCAATGTATTTCACTCAATTTCCCAAATTATTACAGATTCTTACATCACTACAATTAGTTTTACCGTTCAtcatatttttcatttcaatttcatcaaatagGACCATCTGTAAGCCATTAAAAGAGtgtaacaacaacatcctTCCGtttttcatcaccaactcatttctttttataaACACAACATTTACTACTAGCACATCTACTTCTGCTGGTACTTTATCACAACTTATTAGCTGGCTATATTTATTTGCAGCTTACTCACAGAAATTATACCTCATCTACCAATACGTGATATATGAATTGATTACTGTCtacgaagaagaagatgatgaagaagtggaaaaacaaaatgatgaaaaacACGATTTAGAGAAAGGGGCTGTAAACAAAAGGAGTAACCATTCGACGTTTCTGGAATTCAAGAATAGGTTAATGATGTCCGTATGCTATATTGTTATGGGTGTGGATTTAGTATTCATGTGCTTATTAATATAATAATTATACGTTGGTAGTAAAAGACTTGTAAGAAGTACTTGGTAGGCATTTTCATCTCACATTGGGGAGCATGTCGATTCTAATCTCGTCTAGTGAAAGACtttattattcaaaagtATTTTTTTGGGCTACGACTTGCTAACGATAGTGAAAGAATGCCACCCAACGAACTAGAAGTGGTGAACAAAACAGAAGACTTTCACAGTTGGTTTAGAATCATTTTGAGTCGTTGTGAATTCTCGACTCATAGTTCAGGGGTTTATCAATCAGGAACCTTCAAAAAAGTTTCGGTGATAGAAAATTTCCTCTCTTTTGTGGTGGAGAGTTAGTCTCACTGGCCACAACTCTTTCATATTTGGTTCTAAATTAATATATCCATTTACACGACCAACATTAGTACCAAACCAATATTTGCCTGTTATAAGCTTACAAAAATGGAGTTCAAGTCTACAAgtttaaattgttttccTGGAATTTATGCACATTATCTGCGTAATAGGGAAACAACGTATATTGTTCTTCAAAACATAACAGCTTTTGTAAGCAATGGTATACTCGACATGCAATGTCCGTAATATTCACagttttcaacattgtaCACCCTCCGAGACTCGTATTGTATGACTTCTAAATTAGACTTATTCTTAATTTAGCAacaatttcctttttgtGTGATATGCCGACAAAGCCAGGACAACgtcaaaaatttattcCAGGAATCTACGTGGCTCTCTTATCTTATTATATGGATGGTTATGGAAGTCTTGTCCAGGAGTatttcatttgaaacaaacgTATAAATGATTGAGCTAAATCCTTTTCGCCTAGCCGCAAactattgatgatattaaACTCTCTAAAGTCCAAGGTAGTTTTCACATATTGATGAGGCATAAAGTAAAAATAGAGAAAAGACCGAGTTTAAAAACATCTGGCAGCAATAAAATGCCGCAAATTGTATATTTAGACCAGGCTGTGTAATTATCTGCCTCTTAGCCtccactttttttttcatccATATTCGTTGCTACAAATCTAAATTTGactaaaaagaaaactcGTGCAAAATTAGAATAAAACATTTTACTAAAGTAAGCACAGATATATGTTTCTGTGCTGTATAATTGGGGGACGCTTTATATAGATACTGAGTTATGCAAGACCCGAATCTATTAAAAGAACAATGTGGCAATTAGAAACAAGACTAACTATTGTACCCTTATCCAACATGGATTAGATTAAATGTACGTATATATACATAAAGTTTTCTCTTTTGGATAAATTATCACTCAAAATGCGATTTCACATCAACTGATTCTCAGATATATTTCACCTGTTTCATCATAGAGACTCAGGAAAGAACTCACTTAAGACACTAGAAAGCCAAAATAAAATCCACGTTCCAATTATTTTTCAGATTAACATTTACAATTGTGACTATAACCCTCATTTCAAGACTACGACGGAGTTTTTTCACAtcaattttacaaaaatggAGACGAGTACAGAATTTTTAAAAAGACTTCAAGAGATAAGTGTAAATACATTCCCACCCGATTTTCCCTTCAACTTATCAAtaccatcatcaattgctttttaCTTTTCCCAATGCGTGactcttttcttcctttttaGATTTCGCAAATCAAATACACCAAAAAATACCAACACTCAAGTATCGAGCccattttgcaaattgtttgaaatgtGTTTATTCATTTCCACCAATGCTGCATCTGTTTTCATTACCTTATCCGATGAGAACGCACCCCCTTACTTCACTATTGATTTGAAGTATTTCCTtgttattgaaatcatAATCATATATGGATTATTTGTTGCGGACATTGTTACGGCGAAGCTACAGCAACAAGAGCAAATACGAGAAGAGGAAATTCCAAGTCGAGTGGCTTCAAAAGATGCATCTTGGGTGAAATACCTATCAAATCTCAATAATGATTTCTTAAAAATAATAATTAGTTACAACTTGATCATCATAAATTATCTTCAAGTGAATACGATTTTCAAGTTGGTGGAATTTGGGATAAAAATATATTGCATTTTCATTATGTTACGAtatgaatttgaaagtggagatgaagatgaagatgaagaagaatgTGACGTTTGTCAAAAGGTTTAATTTAGATGCGTTCGACGTTGTGTAATGcgtttgatgaaaaaaaataagtatttgcaaccaaattttgtgcgaagaatcaaaaattgCGAAGGCGTGGACAATTTAGTGTGTGGAGGGCCAAAAGTACCCTTTGGGGGATTGTAAGTCGTGTATTATAGCTttctttggtttatttGGAACAGCTTATGTAATCATGTGATACTGTTCTCCGTGTCAACGCTGAGAAGGTCCGAGAGCCACTTACATATAACAACTACCAAAGTCAAGTcattttttattcaatttgctATACATCAAAACTTACAATTGACCAGAGTTGTCAATAGTAATCTTCTTAGAAGTAGCACCACTTCCAGAACCGAATGACTCAATCTTCTTAACAACATCGAAGCCGTCGGTAACTTCACCAAAGACAACGTGTTTACCATCCAACCATGGGCATGGAACAGTAGTAACAAAGAATTGAGATCCATTGGTGTTTGGTCCAGCATTGGCCATTGACAACAAACCTGGTCTGTCGTGCTTCTTAgtgaaattttcatcagcAAACTTGGTACCATAGATGGATTTACCACCAGTACcgttgaaattggtgaaatcaCCACCTTGCAACATGAAAGATGGGATAACACGGTGGAAAATTGATCCTTTGTAACCAAAACCTTTTTCACCAGTGGCTAAAGCTCTGAAGTTTTCAGCTGTTTTTGGAACAACATCGTCGTACAACTTGAAGGAGATTCTGCCCAATGGTTGGCCATCAGCTGAGACATCGAAAAATACGTTAGACATGgttgtaattgatcaattggatttggaattgaacgtcagagaagaaagaaaggaagaaagaaaaaagtgGAATTGATGGCGTATTTAAAATGAATTGGGTTTCAGCGTTGGAAAGAGATTTTGCTAAAAAGCGACcgacaaaaaaaattgtgtcGAAGAGCTATAATTTTTCAGACACAAACTAAAACACCACAAGGGGAGGtgcaattgaaggaaaaacCNNNNNNNNNNNNNNNNNNNNNNNNNNNNNNNNNNNNNNNNNNNN is a window encoding:
- a CDS encoding Cyp1 peptidyl-prolyl cis-trans isomerase, which codes for MSNVFFDVSADGQPLGRISFKLYDDVVPKTAENFRALATGEKGFGYKGSIFHRVIPSFMLQGGDFTNFNGTGGKSIYGTKFADENFTKKHDRPGLLSMANAGPNTNGSQFFVTTVPCPWLDGKHVVFGEVTDGFDVVKKIESFGSGSGATSKKITIDNSGQL